A section of the Hirschia baltica ATCC 49814 genome encodes:
- a CDS encoding ribonucleotide-diphosphate reductase subunit beta, with product MSKIILPEKPGLMTPSLSYKPFRYPWAYDFWKIQQQVHWVPEEVPLGEDCKDWAGKLNDKERNLLTQIFRFFTQSDVEVGANYMENYMPLFKPVEVRMMLAAFSNMETVHIAAYALLLETIGMPDSEFSAFMEYEEMAAKHDYLGKFSVDTEADILTSMAVFGGFTEGLQLFASFAMLMNFPRFNKMKGMGQIVSWSVRDESLHCEGMMKMFHTYAEETGALTKTVKDDITDCCQTVVKLEDKFIDLAFEAGEVEGMTPEDIKNYIRYIADWRLKQLKLDPVYGVDEHPIPWLTEILNGVEHANFFEARATEYSKGATAGDWHGDSGVWSKFDQSVASRKEAQGA from the coding sequence ATGTCTAAGATAATTCTCCCTGAAAAACCCGGCCTTATGACGCCATCTTTGTCGTACAAGCCATTTCGTTATCCGTGGGCATATGATTTTTGGAAAATCCAGCAGCAAGTTCACTGGGTGCCGGAAGAAGTGCCTCTCGGTGAGGACTGTAAAGATTGGGCAGGCAAGCTAAACGATAAAGAACGTAATTTGCTGACGCAGATTTTCCGCTTCTTTACTCAGTCTGACGTGGAAGTTGGTGCCAACTACATGGAAAACTACATGCCGCTGTTTAAGCCGGTAGAAGTTCGCATGATGTTGGCTGCATTTTCAAACATGGAAACTGTTCATATCGCAGCTTATGCCTTGCTTCTTGAGACAATCGGTATGCCGGATTCAGAGTTTTCTGCTTTCATGGAATACGAAGAAATGGCTGCCAAGCATGATTACCTTGGTAAGTTTTCCGTTGATACTGAAGCAGATATCCTAACTTCAATGGCGGTCTTTGGTGGCTTTACTGAAGGTCTGCAATTGTTTGCTTCGTTTGCAATGTTGATGAACTTCCCGCGCTTCAATAAAATGAAGGGTATGGGGCAAATTGTTTCTTGGTCGGTGCGGGATGAAAGTCTGCATTGTGAAGGGATGATGAAAATGTTCCACACTTATGCAGAAGAAACGGGTGCACTGACGAAAACAGTGAAGGATGACATCACCGATTGTTGTCAGACTGTGGTCAAACTTGAAGATAAATTTATCGACCTTGCGTTTGAAGCTGGTGAAGTTGAGGGAATGACGCCGGAAGATATCAAGAATTACATTCGTTACATTGCTGATTGGCGATTGAAACAGCTTAAGCTGGACCCTGTTTACGGCGTTGATGAACACCCGATTCCATGGCTGACAGAGATACTAAATGGTGTGGAGCATGCGAATTTCTTTGAGGCGCGTGCGACGGAATATTCAAAAGGTGCGACGGCTGGCGATTGGCATGGTGATTCTGGTGTCTGGTCTAAATTTGACCAGAGTGTAGCCTCACGAAAAGAAGCTCAGGGCGCTTGA